The nucleotide sequence aatgaaagcaccgctgctgccccgaggacgtactctagtcacactgactgtagaggaacctcgtaaattttatatcttgtttatttattctacGGCACACGTtgtcgattttacaacagaGCAATGATTTTTCTCACTATGTTGTGAAAAAACTGCGCATATCAAAGCGACTGACATCGTTGGCGAGTGGGAAGAGTGGCGGAAACAAAATCCGGGCTGTCTATTTGGGCTTCATATTTTTCTCCCCGGCAAATGGCGGCCCAGGTTTTGGTGAACATAGACCAATGGCAAAGCCTCCACGGTCATATACATTGAGCTGGAAGCCCAGGGAGAATTCATAACTTTCATGACCATGTAGTTCAAATGGGACGACTTTATAAAGTTCACCAGGCTTTGGATTTTGGAGAAAATCACAAAGTCGTCAGTTGGTTACTTGAGCTTCGAAGGTAGGGTATACCCTCGTCATTGCAGTCTGTCGAACGTGGATAACCTATATTAGGTGATGAATAGTACATGCAACTGTTAGACTTGATACATGGGATAATttgctctaataccatgaagGAAGTTGAGGTTgcactataaaaccaattgtcAAGTAATCCAATTCACTTGTAAGCTCATACAAGGTTCATCATTTCATCCATATGAGATTTATCCATAAAAAATGTCTAAATTGGTGCAGTAAATATGTTGTTCAATcaggaaaaaaattggaaggaataTTATATAAATGAGGATCTTCTATGAATTCTGCTACGGTACTACCATACatatcaaaatttattttaacaatTACATATAGAAATTATGCAAAAATATCATAGATTCGCAAATGCACACGGATGCAGCCATATCTCGATAAATATGTTCAACAGTATAACTTTGAATCTTCCATAAACGTGGTCAAATGTCAATGGAGAGAATACACCAAGCAAGGAATCTGTATGTTTTGATTAATTTCCTCGCTAAATTCATTGCGCCATTTTTCAGTATTAACAGAAAATGCATTTTAATTGAAGAGCTTGTCTTAACtaaatttcaactagaaaaaaaaaattccattagGAGATGAACTTGCTAAATTGCATGCGTAAGAAAACCTATATTGGGAGTTTGACAACACAATTTAGAATTTAGAATTACATGGTTGCATTCTTAATTATACCGAGGCTTCCACTCTCCCACTCTTGCTGGGCTAGCAAGTGCTTAAGTTGGAGACAAAATGAAGAagagtttgacaaaacaattTACAACTTATAATTACATGGTTATGTTTCTAATTACATTAAGACCTTTTAAGATCAAACCTCACTCCTATTGGGCTAGCAAATGGTTAGGTTGGAATCAGTATCAACATTGAACTATTGAACAGCATATCAGTGTTGGCTCGTCTTTTTGAAACTCGACAGTATGATCCATAAGAGTATGATTGTGAAATCAGAGGTGGAACCTCACCATTAGGTTTTACAATTTCATCCAaatatattttgatttaaattcaTAGTCCATCCACATAATTCCATTCTTTTCCGATAATAACTCAAAACTATGAACATAGCCTCAGAAAGTTGTGGGAAAGTATTCTTaaaaacaaacaacactttactGATGGAAATTTTTAAAGAGCAGACTTGAGTGCTAAGTTATTATGTTGTAATAATACACTTGGATTCAGTAATGCAAAAGCAAGAAGCTCCTGATTGCTTTCAAAAGCAGCCATGTCTTCCTCACTCAAAGTCACCCAAGCCTCTATGCCATCATCCTTTCTTGTGCTCACCAAATAGGCAACATTAGTGCTTGAAGCAGCAGGGACATTACTCAGCCAGATTGGCTTTCCCCACCCAAAATTTACCTCATACAGTAACTTATAATTACCCAAATCTGTTCCCACATAGAAACTTGTAGTATCATCTCTTTTGACAAAATTATTATGTACCTCTTTGACAGACTCGCGAATCGCCTGATCCTTTCCAGGTCTTTTAGCGTAATTGTTGCTCAATTCTTTGATTCCTCTCCTTAGCTGAGCTACCAAGCCTTGCAGCTCCAACTCATTCTCGTCTGTCTGTGCCGCGAAGTACCCCATGAGGTTTCCTATGGAGTCATCTGACAGGGGCGGCACGACACTTTTTCGAATGTCCACGGATTGTGACAACACAGATAGCTTAGGAGGCGGCTGCAGCGAGTTTGATGATCTTGACGCAGCAACTGCACATCTCCAAATGAGGGCTGTGACAGCTTCGGCCTGCGTAGGTTGATCCACGATCGTACTGGCTGCTTTAGTCCTAAGAGCAGAAATCTTCGATGCATTGAACACAAACCTCTTTGTGACACAATTCTCTCTCTTTGCATCTACTGGTGAGGACTGGTGGAATGATGAGGAATAATCGATTGGTGGAAATCGAAATGATGCAGTGAAATCTGGAAGGAGAGCTTGACTGAATCCAAGAGCAGTTGCTGACCAGGACATAATGAATGTGCTCAATGAGGCTGCATCAGCCAACTTATGTGACATACAAATACCAATTGCCAATCCACCGCAACCGAAAACGTTGGCCTGAACTAGAAGCAGAGCTCCCTTGCCAGCTTCAGGGGACTCGGTCGCTACTGGAAGGAGATGTCTCAATGTCCCAGCATCAGGTTGTGATAGGAACGTAGAGAGCAGACCATTGACTTTGGCTTCAACATAGTCAACTCCATAATCATTGCAATCAACGGAGATGTTATCTTTCATTCTTCCGGCAAGCGGGTAGAAGCGAACTAGGGTTTCCGACAGCGATTTCTTGAGGATCCGGAGGGAGATTTGGGGGGTTGTACTGTCATTTCTGGGGTAGAAGAGGACCAAGGATTCATAAGCAGCAGGACTAAGTTGATTCAAAAGGGAAAGCTTGAAGTTTCTAAGATATTGAGGGGTTGGGGAGGATGGTTTTAGGGTTTCTCTCTTGATCATCTCAAACTCCATGATCTCCGTAGAGTATTTGTGGATCAGAATTCACAAGAATCACTACAAACTAGACTTTGGAATTGGGTGGAAATGACATGCATTTTTCTCAGACATAAATAATTGTTAAATAGGAGAATTACTCGTCAATTTTACCacgaaatgaaaagaaaactaCAAAGTGGGTGGCACGAAGAGCTGTTATAATAGACTCCGGTGAGGCAACTGGGTTCAAATAATTCAACTGGCGGCCGTTGGGCCAGAGGTGGCGCAGAAAGTCAAAAACTCATCCTAGAAGGGACGAAGGTAGGTGTGTAAAGGGTTTTTTATTAATACCCCATATTTTTGTTGACCACATcttatataaaatttaataataaataactCATATATCTTGATATAAAACGACTTTTTAAGCCTTAAATAGTACACTCTGTAAGTTCTTTTAACAGCAAAATCTAATAATAATTCAAGAACATGTTGAGAtcgatttttcttattttcgaGTTGCAGTCTAAGAgttcaaatttgaaaacattTTCTGCAAATTCCGATATCACTTTTTTAAAGATAATTTTCATAAGTTGGGGGTGTAATCGCGATCACAATTGCAAATGCTACAAGAAACCCATGAGATTTTTCGTAAGGGAAATATATTGATGTTGATACATGCATAATCATTAATTAGGAATCAGAAACTGATTCCATTTAGCAGTTAAGAATGTCTGGAAAAGAGAGTTTCATTTCTCATTTTTTGAGAGACTTCAAGAAGAAAAAAGCTAGCTGAAGTTTGAAATCTCATAGCAAAATAGGATAAAAATGTAAGAGGTCAAGTTAGATTAGAGCAAGAACCAAACAAAAACAGCTAAATTATACAGATATCAATACACTAGAAGCTAGGCACATTTTATTTCCTGGAATTCGACAAACAGAAGCAATTCTTTCTAACACTGGATAAATCTCCCAACAAAGCAGCAACAACCTTTATTATTTCCTTGGGGGGTGTAAGGGTAGAGAAGGAAATTACGTGGGTggattaagataatttttaatttaaaaagtaaatatGAGGTGCTTTCAGCATGTTGGGTGTGGTTAATAAAATGTGGGATGTTAATAAAACTCTTATACAAATAGGAGTAATACTaaggaaaccaaaattttaaattaaactttGCAAACTAAATTAAGTGATcgttgataattaaattattactcaAATGTTGAATAAGATGCTTATTTTCTATCGATGCTATTGGCATATCAtttgatttataaatttaatttaaaattttagtttaaaaatttaatcttcttaatattattttaaaaataaacagcCATATAATCTTACAAAATTAGGATTTTATGAGTTGTCAGAGGACAATATTTAATTGAAGAAAACGAAACCAAGTTTGAAataatactttttattttattttatagtaaTCCGAAGTTTGGCGTTTTTCTATATATTTTCTATGGTTCACGAAATGGACAAAACGACAAAATTATGTAGTTTTCATTACCAGTTGGCTTGACATCTGTAAGAATGATTTAGATCATGTTCAGATTATACTTACAAAACTATGTGGTATGTCACGTATACTAAATAGAGTAagattctctctctttctatttttatcacctttcctcttcttttctcatatattattttttgtcttattgtctctataaaaaaattaatataagatgttgac is from Malus sylvestris chromosome 5, drMalSylv7.2, whole genome shotgun sequence and encodes:
- the LOC126624732 gene encoding BAHD acyltransferase At5g47980-like, producing the protein MEFEMIKRETLKPSSPTPQYLRNFKLSLLNQLSPAAYESLVLFYPRNDSTTPQISLRILKKSLSETLVRFYPLAGRMKDNISVDCNDYGVDYVEAKVNGLLSTFLSQPDAGTLRHLLPVATESPEAGKGALLLVQANVFGCGGLAIGICMSHKLADAASLSTFIMSWSATALGFSQALLPDFTASFRFPPIDYSSSFHQSSPVDAKRENCVTKRFVFNASKISALRTKAASTIVDQPTQAEAVTALIWRCAVAASRSSNSLQPPPKLSVLSQSVDIRKSVVPPLSDDSIGNLMGYFAAQTDENELELQGLVAQLRRGIKELSNNYAKRPGKDQAIRESVKEVHNNFVKRDDTTSFYVGTDLGNYKLLYEVNFGWGKPIWLSNVPAASSTNVAYLVSTRKDDGIEAWVTLSEEDMAAFESNQELLAFALLNPSVLLQHNNLALKSAL